From Thermosipho africanus Ob7, the proteins below share one genomic window:
- a CDS encoding metallophosphoesterase, with translation MKRYLFLSDLHIGNGSAKDDFEHDEHFEKLMLDFSDFSNVDLFIVGDGFELVESSSKLDFDLLNYEESIQSVSSDIIEEIEIKHPKVFSSLRKFAKNGNRIFYIIGNHDYYIYKNKGLSEKLLEKIPNLSIKPYHYDETLKMLVVHGNQFDPVNKFAVDKATGKILPPLGEYIVRYMIKNFDEKVHGKVPSEILRDYDNVRPTLDLFDWFEIVSKKYDLGIDLLRFWMEEFLGMMKSLEAKKWMKTNYPFWSNFSKLFLNNFGGIKLGEIIVRVIMNLRKFKRTDYLIKKAKKVLKGRINYEKHFVGYDYRNDIEEVNGVIMGHIHKNTFNIFNVSNNPKYYINCGSWKPVVEKMHGKKFQRRSELFYALLTVNGDVEIVTSTVNVLKKREVIF, from the coding sequence ATGAAAAGGTACCTATTTTTGAGTGATTTGCACATAGGAAATGGGAGCGCAAAGGATGATTTTGAACACGACGAGCATTTTGAAAAGTTAATGCTAGATTTTTCTGATTTTTCAAATGTAGATTTATTTATAGTTGGCGATGGATTTGAACTGGTTGAAAGTAGTTCAAAGTTAGATTTTGATTTGCTTAATTATGAAGAATCTATTCAAAGCGTTAGTTCTGATATTATAGAAGAAATTGAGATAAAACATCCAAAAGTTTTTTCGAGCTTAAGAAAATTTGCTAAAAACGGTAATAGAATTTTCTATATAATTGGAAATCACGATTATTATATTTATAAAAATAAGGGTTTATCAGAAAAGCTTTTGGAGAAAATTCCAAATTTAAGTATAAAGCCATATCATTATGACGAAACTCTAAAAATGTTAGTTGTCCACGGTAATCAGTTTGATCCAGTAAATAAATTTGCTGTAGATAAAGCAACAGGAAAAATACTTCCACCACTTGGTGAATATATAGTAAGATATATGATAAAAAATTTTGATGAAAAGGTGCATGGAAAAGTACCAAGCGAGATTTTAAGAGATTATGATAATGTTCGCCCTACCCTTGATTTATTTGATTGGTTTGAGATAGTGTCTAAGAAGTATGACTTAGGAATTGATCTTTTGAGATTTTGGATGGAAGAGTTTTTAGGAATGATGAAAAGCCTTGAAGCAAAAAAATGGATGAAAACCAATTATCCTTTTTGGAGTAATTTTTCAAAGTTATTTTTGAATAATTTTGGAGGTATAAAGTTAGGTGAAATAATCGTAAGGGTAATAATGAATTTGAGAAAATTTAAAAGAACTGATTATTTGATAAAAAAGGCTAAAAAGGTATTAAAAGGCCGGATTAATTATGAAAAACATTTTGTAGGGTATGACTATAGAAATGATATAGAAGAAGTCAATGGGGTTATTATGGGACACATACATAAAAATACATTTAATATTTTTAACGTGTCAAATAATCCAAAGTATTATATCAATTGTGGCTCGTGGAAACCTGTTGTAGAGAAAATGCATGGCAAAAAATTTCAAAGAAGAAGTGAATTATTTTATGCTCTCTTGACGGTTAATGGTGATGTTGAAATTGTTACTTCAACTGTGAATGTTTTGAAAAAACGGGAAGTGATATTTTGA
- a CDS encoding MBL fold metallo-hydrolase, with translation MNVIAYSKALYTTWIYYSPERILFDAGEGVATLLNNKIYAIKHIFLTHGHVDHISGLWALINTRNNAMGDREKELNIYYPIGNKGIEEYLRFIKKMNSDLRFNLNVFPLKDGQIVYLREGNQPKYIKAFSVVHTYSEKSFGYHLYEVRKRLKKEFQSLSQKEIAELSRKYGSDYVSEKFEKKILTVSGDTYLLKKEDVFDTDILFHECTFFKKEDRKYKNHAVLEDIIDLIKDTKIKTLILYHISGRYGKRPERFLENFKEELKNIDVHIVKPDKLFKL, from the coding sequence TTGAATGTAATAGCATATTCAAAAGCTTTATATACAACTTGGATTTATTATTCACCCGAGCGAATATTATTTGATGCTGGTGAAGGAGTTGCAACTTTATTAAATAATAAAATATATGCTATTAAGCATATATTTTTAACACATGGCCATGTAGATCATATTTCTGGATTGTGGGCTTTAATTAATACTAGAAATAATGCAATGGGAGATAGAGAAAAGGAATTAAACATTTATTATCCAATAGGAAATAAGGGAATTGAAGAATATTTGAGATTTATTAAAAAGATGAATTCTGATTTAAGATTTAATTTAAATGTATTTCCGCTAAAAGATGGTCAAATTGTTTATTTAAGAGAAGGAAATCAGCCAAAGTACATTAAAGCATTTTCTGTGGTTCATACTTACAGTGAAAAAAGCTTTGGTTATCATTTATATGAGGTAAGAAAGAGATTAAAAAAAGAATTTCAAAGTCTAAGCCAAAAAGAAATTGCTGAACTTTCAAGAAAGTATGGAAGTGATTATGTTTCTGAAAAGTTTGAAAAGAAAATTTTAACAGTATCTGGTGATACTTATCTTTTAAAGAAAGAGGATGTTTTTGATACGGATATTTTATTTCATGAATGTACATTTTTTAAGAAGGAAGATAGAAAATATAAAAATCATGCGGTTCTTGAAGACATTATTGATTTAATTAAAGACACCAAAATTAAAACATTAATTTTGTATCACATCTCTGGAAGATACGGAAAAAGGCCTGAGCGTTTTCTCGAAAATTTTAAAGAAGAATTAAAAAACATTGATGTTCATATTGTAAAGCCTGATAAACTATTTAAATTATGA
- the rplI gene encoding 50S ribosomal protein L9 — protein sequence MKVVLLKDVAKIGKKGEVKNVSDGYARNFLIPKGLALEATPAVMKQLKAQKMKEEEEKKKIKQESEELLKLLQKHLYKIPVKTGGSGKLFGALTNADIAKAISEKTGKDIDKKHIVLNKPIKELGLYEITVKLPEGITGKIKVEVVQEGKN from the coding sequence ATGAAGGTTGTTTTATTAAAGGATGTTGCAAAAATTGGTAAAAAAGGGGAAGTAAAAAATGTTTCTGATGGATATGCTAGAAATTTTCTTATACCAAAAGGTTTAGCGTTAGAAGCTACTCCTGCTGTTATGAAGCAGCTTAAAGCACAAAAGATGAAAGAAGAAGAAGAAAAGAAAAAAATAAAGCAAGAAAGTGAAGAGTTGCTAAAACTTTTACAAAAGCATTTGTACAAAATTCCTGTAAAAACTGGTGGAAGCGGGAAATTATTTGGTGCACTTACAAATGCGGATATTGCTAAGGCAATTTCTGAAAAAACGGGAAAAGATATTGACAAAAAACATATTGTTTTGAATAAGCCAATAAAAGAGCTTGGTTTGTATGAAATAACAGTAAAGTTACCAGAGGGAATTACTGGCAAAATTAAAGTAGAGGTAGTTCAGGAGGGTAAAAATTGA
- the prmC gene encoding peptide chain release factor N(5)-glutamine methyltransferase has translation MTVYEALKIYKDRGLPELEAYLVIKKITGKTKEYLVAHPEYQFCEQSFFDLLNKRLVGFPLSYLLNEKSFYKHNFYVEEGVLIPRPETELLVENALKVIDKEKIKKVAEIGVGSGAVIISILLETNCVGFGTDISKKALEIAKKNARKFRVIDRLDLRLGKFLEPFKNEYDEIELIVSNPPYVKNNSNLQKEVMFEPKEALFGGEDGLDFYREFLSSYDLNGKIVVMEIGHDQGDFFRKKDWNVIKDYSGNDRIVIKDFRR, from the coding sequence ATGACGGTTTATGAAGCATTAAAAATTTACAAAGATAGAGGGCTTCCTGAATTGGAAGCCTATCTTGTTATAAAAAAAATTACTGGTAAAACTAAAGAATATTTGGTTGCTCACCCTGAATATCAGTTTTGTGAGCAAAGTTTTTTTGATCTTTTAAATAAAAGATTAGTGGGATTTCCATTATCATATTTATTAAATGAAAAAAGCTTTTATAAACATAATTTTTATGTAGAAGAAGGAGTTTTAATCCCAAGACCTGAAACAGAATTACTTGTTGAAAATGCATTGAAAGTAATCGATAAAGAGAAAATAAAAAAAGTCGCCGAAATAGGTGTTGGAAGTGGGGCAGTAATCATTTCTATATTACTTGAAACAAATTGTGTTGGATTTGGAACGGATATTTCAAAAAAAGCCTTGGAAATAGCAAAAAAGAATGCAAGAAAGTTCAGAGTAATTGATAGATTAGATTTAAGATTAGGTAAATTTTTGGAACCATTCAAAAATGAATATGATGAGATTGAGCTTATTGTATCAAATCCACCTTATGTTAAAAATAATTCAAACCTTCAAAAGGAAGTTATGTTTGAACCTAAGGAAGCTTTATTTGGAGGAGAAGATGGATTAGATTTTTATAGAGAATTTTTAAGCAGCTATGATCTAAATGGAAAAATTGTAGTTATGGAAATAGGACATGATCAAGGAGATTTTTTTAGAAAAAAGGACTGGAATGTAATTAAGGATTATTCAGGAAACGATAGAATAGTAATAAAAGATTTTCGGAGGTGA
- a CDS encoding metal-sulfur cluster assembly factor yields the protein MGKITEEMVYNKLKEVIDFEIGLDVVSLGLVYEIKIDENDNVYVLMTMTTPMCPLAGLILQDAETKLREIEGINDVKVELTFDPPWTPDRVDPSVRAQLGI from the coding sequence ATGGGAAAAATAACAGAAGAAATGGTTTATAACAAGTTAAAAGAAGTAATTGATTTTGAAATTGGATTGGATGTAGTATCATTAGGATTAGTGTATGAAATAAAGATTGATGAAAATGATAACGTGTATGTGTTAATGACAATGACAACTCCAATGTGTCCGCTTGCAGGTCTAATTTTGCAAGATGCAGAAACCAAACTTAGAGAAATTGAAGGAATAAATGATGTAAAAGTTGAACTTACCTTTGATCCACCTTGGACTCCTGATAGAGTTGATCCAAGTGTAAGAGCTCAGTTAGGGATATGA
- the glmM gene encoding phosphoglucosamine mutase, with the protein MRYFGTDGIRGIVNEFLTPELAFRLGNAVGKMVNGKVFIAKDTRNSGDMLEAALIAGITSAGADVYRCGIMPTPALALITKLEDAAGIMISASHNPPEYNGLKVIMKGYKLPDSLEERIENEMQDVKYNSFEKVGRVIDYRLAEEEYFNYIKELYKNLDLSGLKIVMDVANGATYNLNPKILEYFGAKIEVVNNEPDGFNINKDCGSTHPENIKNYIVNGKIGILHDGDGDRCIFLDENGQEFHGDKIIGLTALQLKKEGRLKNDKVVVTILSNMGLERFLNENSIDVVRTKVGDRYVLEEMLKENITLGGERSGHIIYLDRSTTGDGLITALETLSAMVNSGKRLADLSNLIPDYPQVMINVKVNDKEVYKSKEVFEKLKSIKDYRVIVRPSGTEPVVRVLVEGPDMDESTIIANDIADLIKKFDNKKE; encoded by the coding sequence GTGAGATATTTTGGAACAGATGGAATTAGAGGAATTGTTAATGAATTTCTAACTCCAGAACTAGCTTTTAGACTTGGTAATGCTGTAGGGAAAATGGTTAATGGAAAAGTTTTTATTGCAAAAGATACAAGAAATTCAGGTGATATGTTAGAAGCGGCTCTTATTGCTGGTATTACCTCTGCAGGTGCTGATGTATATAGATGTGGAATAATGCCAACTCCGGCACTTGCTTTAATAACCAAACTTGAAGATGCAGCAGGAATAATGATTTCTGCATCTCATAATCCTCCTGAATATAATGGATTAAAGGTAATAATGAAGGGTTATAAGTTGCCTGATAGTTTAGAAGAACGTATAGAAAATGAAATGCAAGATGTAAAATATAATTCTTTTGAAAAAGTTGGAAGAGTAATAGATTATAGGTTGGCTGAAGAAGAGTATTTTAATTATATAAAGGAACTTTATAAGAATTTAGATTTGTCAGGGCTGAAAATTGTTATGGATGTTGCTAACGGAGCAACGTATAATCTGAATCCCAAAATTTTGGAATATTTTGGAGCAAAAATTGAAGTTGTTAATAATGAACCTGATGGTTTTAATATAAATAAAGATTGTGGTTCAACTCATCCAGAAAACATAAAAAATTACATAGTTAATGGAAAGATTGGAATTTTGCATGATGGAGATGGGGATAGGTGTATTTTTTTGGATGAAAATGGTCAGGAATTTCATGGAGATAAAATTATAGGTTTGACAGCATTACAGTTAAAAAAAGAAGGGCGTTTGAAAAACGATAAGGTAGTGGTAACGATTTTATCTAATATGGGACTTGAAAGATTTTTAAATGAAAATTCAATAGATGTAGTAAGAACTAAAGTTGGTGACAGATATGTTTTGGAAGAGATGTTAAAGGAAAATATAACTTTGGGCGGAGAAAGAAGTGGTCATATAATTTATCTAGATAGATCTACAACAGGTGATGGGCTTATTACAGCACTAGAAACGTTATCAGCTATGGTAAATTCTGGAAAAAGATTGGCTGATTTGTCGAATTTAATACCTGACTATCCGCAAGTGATGATAAATGTAAAGGTTAATGATAAGGAAGTTTATAAATCAAAAGAAGTATTTGAAAAATTAAAATCAATTAAAGATTATAGAGTTATAGTAAGACCATCTGGAACAGAACCAGTTGTAAGAGTTCTGGTTGAAGGTCCAGATATGGATGAATCAACAATTATTGCTAATGATATAGCAGATTTAATAAAAAAATTTGATAATAAAAAGGAGTGA
- the pyrR gene encoding bifunctional pyr operon transcriptional regulator/uracil phosphoribosyltransferase PyrR produces MKKILGKDDIRRSLMRISHEILERNKGAEDIVLLGIYTRGYYLAKRISENIKMIEGVTVPVGGLDVGPFRDDEKKTKDDKSNINFEVKNKIVILVDDVLFTGRTIRAAMDAVTSRGRPKFIQLAVLVDRGHREFPIRPDYVGKNIPSSKERETIKVRISEVDGEDSVYILDKEEEK; encoded by the coding sequence ATGAAAAAGATTTTGGGAAAAGATGATATAAGAAGGTCATTAATGAGAATTTCTCATGAAATTTTAGAAAGAAATAAAGGAGCAGAAGATATTGTTTTGCTTGGAATATATACAAGGGGATATTATCTAGCTAAAAGAATATCAGAGAACATTAAAATGATAGAGGGAGTTACAGTACCAGTTGGTGGACTTGATGTTGGTCCATTTAGGGATGATGAAAAAAAGACAAAAGATGATAAAAGTAATATAAATTTTGAAGTTAAAAATAAAATAGTAATATTAGTGGATGATGTTTTGTTTACAGGAAGAACAATAAGGGCAGCTATGGATGCAGTTACAAGTAGGGGAAGACCAAAATTTATACAATTAGCTGTGTTGGTAGATAGAGGTCATAGAGAGTTTCCTATACGCCCAGATTATGTTGGAAAAAATATTCCAAGTTCAAAGGAAAGGGAAACTATTAAAGTTAGGATAAGTGAAGTGGACGGAGAAGATTCGGTGTATATATTGGACAAGGAGGAAGAAAAGTGA
- the tgt gene encoding tRNA guanosine(34) transglycosylase Tgt, with protein MGLKFELLKTSGNARRGRIYLPHGVVETPTFMPVGTNANVKLMTPKLLDEIGAQIILGNAFHLYLKPGLDVFRFHGGIHNFMNWQKPVLTDSGGFQVFSLREGRKITEDGVLIRSPLDGSKHMITPELSMEIQHAIGSDIVMAFDYCAEPGISHQDAVVALELTSLWAERSLKKLRSLSDQAIFGIVQGAFFKDLRLRSAKEITSMNFDGFAIGGLSVGEEYNITLDMTKFTVPLLPENKPRYFMGAGSPKLIVDLVDSGIDMFDSVLPTRVARHGQALTWKGKLNIRSAKYKFSKEPIDESCGCYTCKNFSRSYIRHLFDRGEVLGQILLTIHNLHFMMDLSKKIRESIENDTFQELRGEVLKYYA; from the coding sequence ATGGGTTTGAAATTTGAACTTTTAAAAACTTCTGGAAATGCTAGAAGAGGAAGAATTTATCTTCCACATGGTGTTGTAGAAACGCCAACATTTATGCCTGTTGGAACGAATGCAAATGTAAAATTAATGACTCCAAAACTTTTAGATGAAATTGGAGCGCAAATTATATTGGGTAATGCGTTTCACTTGTACCTTAAGCCCGGATTAGATGTTTTTAGATTTCATGGTGGAATTCATAATTTTATGAATTGGCAAAAGCCAGTACTAACCGATAGTGGTGGATTCCAGGTTTTTAGTTTAAGGGAAGGTCGTAAAATTACTGAGGATGGGGTCTTAATACGTTCTCCTTTGGATGGTAGTAAGCACATGATTACCCCTGAACTTTCGATGGAAATTCAACACGCTATTGGTTCAGATATAGTAATGGCTTTTGACTATTGTGCAGAACCTGGAATAAGTCATCAAGATGCGGTGGTTGCGCTTGAACTTACAAGTCTTTGGGCTGAAAGAAGTTTAAAAAAACTTCGTTCACTTTCCGACCAAGCAATATTTGGAATAGTTCAGGGTGCTTTTTTCAAAGATTTAAGGCTTAGAAGCGCTAAAGAAATAACAAGTATGAATTTTGACGGATTTGCAATTGGTGGATTAAGCGTTGGTGAAGAATATAATATTACTCTTGACATGACAAAATTTACAGTTCCTCTTCTCCCAGAAAACAAGCCAAGATATTTTATGGGAGCAGGTTCTCCAAAATTAATTGTTGATTTGGTAGACTCTGGTATTGATATGTTTGACAGTGTCTTACCTACACGAGTTGCAAGACATGGGCAAGCTTTAACTTGGAAAGGGAAACTCAATATAAGATCGGCAAAATACAAATTTAGTAAAGAACCAATTGATGAAAGTTGTGGATGTTATACATGTAAGAATTTTTCAAGGTCTTATATAAGACATTTATTTGATAGGGGGGAAGTACTGGGCCAAATACTTTTAACCATTCACAACTTACATTTTATGATGGATTTAAGTAAAAAGATAAGAGAAAGTATCGAGAATGATACTTTCCAGGAACTAAGGGGGGAGGTTTTAAAATATTATGCGTAA
- a CDS encoding cyclodeaminase/cyclohydrolase family protein: MNVERTTLKEFCDMVADKTPTPGGGAVGAIVAALAAALNQMVANLTIGKKKYADFEEVMEEVLENMNYSREKLQQLAYNDIKAFNKVMEAIKIPKDDPTRSEKLQKALKEAADIPFELAREARNVLKFSQVTSKHGNKNAISDAYSSAELAYAAFRIGMYNVLINLSSIKDEEFVRKYKEELEELKNEVEGIYKSIRELVKENGFEI; this comes from the coding sequence ATGAATGTTGAAAGAACTACTTTAAAAGAGTTTTGTGATATGGTTGCAGATAAAACACCAACTCCAGGTGGAGGAGCGGTCGGAGCTATTGTAGCAGCTTTAGCCGCAGCATTAAATCAAATGGTTGCAAATTTGACTATAGGAAAGAAAAAGTATGCCGATTTTGAGGAAGTAATGGAAGAAGTTTTAGAAAATATGAACTATTCAAGAGAAAAACTTCAGCAATTAGCATATAATGATATAAAGGCCTTTAATAAAGTTATGGAAGCAATAAAGATTCCAAAAGATGATCCGACAAGGAGCGAAAAATTGCAAAAGGCGTTGAAGGAAGCTGCAGATATACCATTTGAACTTGCAAGAGAAGCAAGAAATGTATTAAAGTTTTCTCAAGTAACTAGTAAACATGGAAATAAAAATGCTATATCTGATGCTTATTCTTCTGCAGAGCTAGCATATGCAGCCTTCAGAATAGGTATGTATAATGTTTTAATTAACTTATCTAGTATTAAAGATGAAGAATTTGTAAGAAAATACAAGGAAGAACTTGAGGAATTAAAAAATGAAGTAGAAGGTATTTATAAATCTATTAGGGAGTTGGTTAAAGAGAATGGGTTTGAAATTTGA
- a CDS encoding cupin domain-containing protein has protein sequence MEIKITTPSREELEKLGVFSWPIWTKEVSEFDWYYDETEVCYILEGEIEVETKDGKVYKIKPGDLVEFPKGLSCRWKVKKAVRKHYNFK, from the coding sequence ATGGAAATAAAAATAACAACTCCTTCAAGAGAAGAGTTAGAAAAATTAGGAGTTTTTTCATGGCCAATTTGGACTAAAGAAGTTTCAGAATTTGATTGGTATTATGATGAAACAGAGGTATGTTATATTCTTGAAGGCGAGATTGAAGTTGAAACAAAGGATGGTAAAGTTTACAAAATTAAACCTGGTGATTTAGTTGAATTTCCAAAAGGATTAAGTTGCAGATGGAAAGTAAAAAAAGCGGTTAGAAAACATTATAATTTTAAATAA
- a CDS encoding DUF368 domain-containing protein → MRLFFAGILIGIANLIPGVSGGTMAVIAGVYEKLISAISNVLKFKKQDLKILIIVGLGVLVSIFSLSKFFEYSLQNFPFYMYSFFFGLIFASILFLKREVKLNIVPLILGILLVIIPNFIPHSSNSSILKIVIAGFAGGAAMVVPGLSGSLMLLLLGVYEYIISAISNLNIGILLIFGIGVLLGIYAVSLVMKIAFERYENFSKNLILGLVIGSLYPIYPGFHGSGNMIFGLFSAILGYFLSYMLSRYMI, encoded by the coding sequence ATGAGACTATTTTTTGCAGGGATTTTAATAGGTATAGCAAATCTTATTCCAGGTGTTAGTGGTGGAACAATGGCAGTCATTGCAGGTGTTTATGAAAAACTTATTTCTGCTATATCTAATGTGCTTAAGTTTAAAAAGCAGGATTTGAAAATTTTAATTATTGTTGGACTTGGAGTTTTGGTTTCGATATTTTCATTATCAAAATTTTTTGAATATTCACTTCAAAACTTTCCTTTTTATATGTACAGTTTTTTCTTTGGATTAATATTTGCTTCAATTCTATTTTTAAAGAGGGAAGTAAAATTAAATATAGTTCCACTAATATTGGGTATATTATTGGTTATAATTCCTAATTTTATACCACATTCTTCCAATTCATCTATTTTAAAAATAGTTATTGCTGGATTTGCAGGTGGAGCTGCTATGGTTGTTCCAGGATTAAGTGGTTCTTTGATGCTCCTACTTTTAGGTGTATATGAGTATATTATTAGTGCTATAAGTAATTTAAACATTGGAATATTACTAATTTTTGGAATAGGTGTTCTTTTGGGAATTTATGCAGTTTCACTTGTCATGAAGATTGCATTTGAAAGATATGAAAATTTTTCTAAGAATTTAATTCTTGGACTTGTTATAGGTTCACTTTACCCAATTTATCCAGGTTTTCATGGAAGCGGAAATATGATTTTTGGTTTATTTTCAGCTATTTTAGGATATTTTTTAAGTTATATGCTTTCAAGATATATGATATAA
- the rimP gene encoding ribosome maturation factor RimP, whose protein sequence is MKEIVSKVKEIAESACKKYNLELFDIKYYNKSGKWFLEIVIDNPLDYVSTKDCENISREVEFQLDKLDIIPQRYYLTVSSPGLDRPLRSIDDFKRFINNKVKIKLENETIIGYIKDVKDSVIFLEENNKKIKEIKYNQIKKANLEIDI, encoded by the coding sequence ATGAAAGAAATAGTTTCAAAAGTTAAAGAAATTGCCGAAAGTGCATGTAAAAAATATAATCTAGAATTATTTGATATTAAATATTACAACAAATCTGGAAAATGGTTTTTAGAAATTGTAATTGACAATCCACTTGATTATGTAAGTACAAAAGATTGTGAAAATATTTCAAGAGAAGTGGAATTTCAGTTAGACAAACTAGATATAATCCCTCAACGCTATTATTTAACTGTATCCTCTCCAGGACTTGATAGACCACTAAGAAGCATTGATGATTTTAAAAGATTTATAAATAACAAAGTAAAAATCAAATTGGAAAATGAAACAATAATTGGATATATAAAAGATGTGAAGGATTCAGTTATCTTTTTAGAAGAAAATAATAAAAAAATCAAAGAAATTAAATATAACCAAATCAAAAAAGCAAATTTAGAAATAGATATATAG
- the nusA gene encoding transcription termination factor NusA, which yields MNLDFLQALEQLEEEKGVKVDEIIPVIEKALISAYKKDFGGEKNVEIIINRQTGEIEAYQLLEVVENVEKPNLQISLEEALKINSSAKIGDIVKKRLNIKKFGRIAAQTAKQVLIQKIREIEKEKQFEKYSELAGKITTAEVVRVTKDWADIRIGKLETRLPKKEWIPGEEIQPASLIKVYVKDVKKDKKGPKILVTRINEEFIKGLLELEVPEIESKVVEVVKIVREPGIRTKVAVKSNNPKVDPVGACIGEEGIRIAAILKELNGEKIDIIKWSDDPKELIASALQPANVIEVEILDYENKASRVIVSPNQLSLAIGKGGQNARLAAKLTGWKIDIKPIMNV from the coding sequence ATGAATTTAGATTTTCTACAAGCACTTGAACAACTTGAAGAAGAAAAAGGTGTTAAGGTTGATGAAATTATACCTGTCATAGAAAAAGCTTTGATTAGTGCTTACAAAAAGGACTTTGGTGGCGAAAAGAATGTTGAAATAATTATCAATCGACAAACAGGAGAAATTGAAGCATACCAACTCCTTGAAGTAGTTGAAAATGTCGAAAAACCAAATTTACAAATATCATTAGAAGAAGCTCTTAAAATTAATTCAAGTGCAAAAATTGGTGATATTGTCAAAAAAAGATTAAACATAAAAAAATTTGGAAGAATTGCTGCCCAAACAGCAAAGCAAGTTCTTATTCAGAAAATTAGGGAAATAGAAAAAGAAAAACAATTTGAAAAATATTCAGAACTTGCTGGAAAAATAACTACTGCAGAAGTTGTAAGAGTTACAAAAGATTGGGCTGACATAAGAATCGGTAAATTAGAAACGAGACTGCCAAAAAAAGAATGGATTCCTGGTGAAGAAATACAACCAGCATCTCTAATCAAAGTGTACGTAAAAGATGTAAAAAAAGATAAAAAAGGTCCAAAAATATTAGTAACAAGAATAAATGAAGAGTTTATAAAAGGACTTTTAGAACTTGAAGTACCCGAAATAGAATCAAAAGTAGTAGAAGTAGTAAAAATAGTAAGGGAACCAGGAATAAGAACAAAAGTTGCTGTAAAATCAAATAATCCAAAGGTAGATCCTGTTGGCGCATGTATTGGTGAAGAAGGTATCAGAATAGCAGCAATATTGAAAGAATTAAATGGAGAAAAAATTGACATAATTAAGTGGTCAGATGATCCTAAAGAATTAATTGCAAGTGCATTACAACCGGCAAATGTTATAGAGGTTGAGATTCTTGATTATGAAAACAAAGCATCAAGAGTTATCGTTTCACCAAATCAATTATCATTAGCTATTGGTAAAGGCGGGCAGAATGCAAGACTTGCCGCAAAATTAACTGGATGGAAAATTGACATAAAACCAATTATGAATGTCTAA
- a CDS encoding Fur family transcriptional regulator, translated as MYIETLKKELKNKKYRMTPQRELVLKVFIDNESKHLGAEDVYRLLFSNKHTVSKATVYRTIDLLVEFGLLRKIDFGDGIYRYELAKKEKMHHHFICKICGKIYEIEEKHLEVIKKELLSQGFQFEDFDFKIYGICPKCSKKAKNKTENKK; from the coding sequence ATGTATATTGAGACTCTGAAAAAGGAATTAAAGAACAAAAAATACAGAATGACTCCCCAAAGGGAATTAGTCCTTAAAGTTTTTATTGACAATGAATCTAAACACCTTGGTGCTGAAGATGTTTATAGATTATTATTTTCAAATAAACATACTGTTAGCAAAGCAACCGTGTATAGAACAATCGATCTTCTTGTTGAATTTGGACTTTTAAGAAAAATTGATTTTGGGGATGGAATATATAGATATGAACTTGCTAAAAAAGAAAAAATGCATCATCATTTTATATGTAAAATATGTGGAAAAATATATGAGATTGAAGAAAAGCACCTTGAAGTAATAAAAAAAGAATTGCTTTCACAGGGTTTTCAATTTGAAGATTTTGATTTCAAAATATATGGAATTTGTCCAAAATGTAGCAAAAAAGCAAAGAATAAAACTGAAAATAAAAAGTAA